One genomic region from Nostoc sphaeroides encodes:
- the tnpA gene encoding IS200/IS605 family transposase produces the protein MTYNIGHRAVYSLNIHLVLVTKYRRKVINQAILKRLQEIFEGTCAKWRSKVTEYNAESDHVHLVISYPPDVEVSKLVNNLKTVSSRLIRKEFHEHVNRFYSKPVFWTGAYFVASCGGVTLDELKSYVEKQNSPTN, from the coding sequence TGACTTACAATATAGGACACAGAGCAGTTTATAGTCTTAATATTCACTTGGTGCTTGTCACCAAATACCGGAGGAAGGTTATCAATCAAGCAATACTCAAACGACTACAAGAGATATTCGAGGGTACTTGCGCTAAGTGGAGAAGCAAGGTTACAGAGTACAACGCAGAATCAGACCATGTTCACTTAGTTATTAGTTACCCACCGGATGTGGAAGTAAGCAAGCTAGTGAACAACCTAAAAACAGTGTCTAGTCGGTTAATTCGCAAGGAGTTTCATGAACACGTTAATCGGTTCTACAGTAAACCAGTCTTTTGGACAGGTGCGTACTTTGTTGCCTCATGCGGAGGCGTTACCCTCGACGAACTTAAGTCTTATGTTGAGAAGCAAAACAGCCCAACCAATTAA
- a CDS encoding ABC transporter ATP-binding protein yields MSQVILENVYKSFSPRKGESVTSENQSSLTSGERTDAAPERAGSVNVLRRINLTIADGEFMVLVGPSGCGKSTLLRLIAGLEVMTGGNIWIGDRLINDLPPKERDIAMVFQNYALYPHMTVYDNIAFGLRRRGSRGAEEQRSGGENTSSSQYFQAWAENLFVGATRKLPKGLRYTSDKERAVNEQVRSVAQLLQIETLLNRLPKQLSGGQRQRVALGRAIARDPQVFLMDEPLSNLDAKLRAETRAQIVKLQRQLGTTTIYVTHDQTEAMTMGDRIAIMSEGKIQQVASPLELYNRPANLFVAEFIGSPPMNFIPVEFHAPQLITHSQLRFTLPEVWGKALQKYDGKTLILGIRPEHFNLSMPATKNLPVQVDLVENLGNDSFLAVKIAEPGSQPATTANSLQVRIPPDRFVQPGEQLWLSLTPEKIHFFDPETELAIFA; encoded by the coding sequence GTGTCCCAAGTTATTTTAGAAAACGTTTATAAAAGTTTTTCCCCGCGTAAAGGGGAAAGTGTAACCTCAGAAAACCAATCTTCTCTCACGTCTGGGGAAAGAACTGATGCAGCGCCAGAACGGGCGGGAAGTGTTAACGTCTTGCGGCGGATTAACCTGACGATCGCAGATGGCGAGTTTATGGTGCTGGTAGGCCCTTCTGGTTGTGGTAAAAGCACTTTGCTGCGGTTAATCGCTGGTTTAGAAGTGATGACTGGCGGTAATATTTGGATAGGCGATCGCTTAATCAATGACCTACCACCCAAAGAACGCGACATCGCAATGGTGTTTCAAAATTACGCCCTCTATCCTCACATGACGGTGTATGACAACATCGCTTTTGGGTTACGCCGTAGGGGAAGCAGGGGAGCAGAGGAGCAGAGGAGCGGAGGAGAAAATACTTCCTCGTCTCAATATTTTCAGGCGTGGGCAGAAAATCTTTTTGTGGGGGCGACCAGAAAGTTACCTAAAGGACTGCGCTACACTTCTGACAAAGAACGAGCTGTGAATGAGCAGGTGCGTAGTGTTGCTCAACTGTTGCAAATCGAAACATTGCTAAATCGCTTACCCAAACAGCTATCTGGAGGACAAAGACAACGGGTTGCATTGGGACGAGCGATCGCGCGTGACCCCCAAGTATTCTTAATGGATGAGCCGCTTTCTAATTTAGATGCCAAACTACGGGCAGAAACCCGCGCTCAAATTGTCAAATTGCAGCGCCAACTGGGGACAACGACGATTTACGTTACCCACGATCAAACAGAAGCGATGACAATGGGCGATCGCATTGCGATTATGTCTGAGGGTAAAATTCAACAAGTCGCTTCTCCCCTAGAACTTTACAACCGTCCTGCCAACCTTTTTGTAGCAGAATTCATTGGTTCACCACCGATGAATTTTATTCCGGTAGAATTTCATGCCCCGCAGTTGATTACTCATTCCCAGTTGCGTTTCACCCTTCCAGAAGTCTGGGGAAAAGCTTTACAAAAATATGATGGGAAAACTTTAATTTTAGGCATTCGTCCAGAACACTTTAACTTGAGTATGCCAGCCACCAAAAATCTACCAGTGCAAGTAGATTTGGTGGAGAATCTTGGCAACGATTCCTTTCTCGCTGTTAAAATTGCCGAACCAGGATCTCAACCTGCGACTACAGCCAATTCCCTACAAGTGCGAATACCACCAGACAGATTTGTACAACCTGGTGAGCAACTTTGGTTATCGCTAACTCCAGAAAAAATTCACTTTTTTGACCCGGAAACTGAATTAGCGATATTTGCCTAG
- a CDS encoding alpha/beta fold hydrolase produces MSDSFDVLWLNASPILKRFDKPLLEYLSGYISVAQWEYQQTKDEASSIDQAVELLYEFLEWRDRPVHLAGHGMGGAIALTFARRFPQKVRSLALLAVAAQPANNWQAHYYFQRQLFSISRELVLASSVRSLFGNQPPHTTKKLVAALDKDLEQSPTSHSLFKLVYLPKGGVSMPMMVCGSKTDPVVNSTVLHDWLNWLKPEDKLWECPEGYHFFHYFYPQQVGEEILSFWKRHNLHLLEASALSFSTSTN; encoded by the coding sequence ATGTCTGATTCATTTGATGTTCTGTGGTTAAATGCCAGTCCTATATTGAAGCGTTTTGATAAACCATTACTTGAATACTTATCTGGGTATATAAGCGTCGCCCAGTGGGAATACCAGCAAACCAAAGATGAAGCCAGTTCCATAGATCAAGCTGTGGAATTGCTATATGAGTTTTTAGAATGGCGCGATCGCCCCGTGCATTTAGCCGGTCATGGGATGGGTGGTGCGATCGCCTTAACCTTTGCGCGTAGATTTCCTCAAAAAGTGCGATCGCTCGCCTTGCTAGCTGTAGCGGCTCAACCTGCAAACAATTGGCAAGCTCACTATTACTTTCAACGACAACTTTTTAGCATTAGCCGTGAGCTAGTTTTAGCAAGCAGCGTTCGCAGTCTATTTGGAAATCAACCACCTCATACTACTAAAAAGTTAGTAGCTGCCTTAGATAAAGATTTAGAACAATCTCCCACGTCACACTCTTTATTTAAGTTGGTTTATTTACCCAAGGGTGGAGTTTCTATGCCAATGATGGTATGTGGTAGCAAGACTGATCCGGTAGTCAACTCAACTGTATTGCATGACTGGTTAAATTGGTTAAAGCCAGAAGATAAGCTCTGGGAATGCCCAGAAGGATATCATTTTTTTCATTACTTCTATCCTCAACAGGTTGGTGAAGAGATTTTGAGTTTTTGGAAACGCCACAATCTGCACCTGTTAGAAGCATCTGCACTATCTTTTAGTACTTCTACAAATTAG
- the fldA gene encoding flavodoxin FldA gives MSKKIGLFYGTQTGNTESDAEKIRDEFGDDVVTLHPIYEADTTTFDEYDLLIIGSPTWDIGQLQSDWEGFFSDLDEIDFSGKLVAYFGDGDQYGYADNFQDAMGILEEKISQRGGKTVGYWPTEGYDFENSRALKNGKFVGLALDEGSQSDLTDERIKTWVAQLKTEFGL, from the coding sequence ATGTCGAAAAAAATCGGTCTGTTCTACGGTACTCAAACTGGCAACACTGAATCTGATGCTGAAAAAATTCGGGATGAGTTTGGTGATGATGTTGTAACATTACATCCCATTTACGAGGCGGATACTACAACTTTTGATGAGTATGACTTGCTGATTATTGGCTCTCCCACTTGGGATATTGGTCAACTTCAGAGCGATTGGGAAGGTTTTTTCTCTGATCTGGATGAAATAGATTTTAGTGGTAAGCTGGTTGCCTATTTTGGTGATGGAGATCAATATGGCTATGCCGATAATTTCCAAGATGCAATGGGAATTTTAGAAGAAAAAATTTCCCAGCGAGGCGGTAAAACTGTTGGCTACTGGCCAACTGAGGGTTATGACTTTGAGAATTCTAGAGCTTTGAAAAATGGCAAATTTGTTGGGCTGGCACTTGATGAAGGTAGTCAATCCGATTTAACAGATGAGCGAATTAAAACTTGGGTTGCTCAATTGAAAACAGAATTTGGTTTGTAG
- a CDS encoding mannose-1-phosphate guanyltransferase, producing the protein MRAVLMAGGSGTRLRPLTCDLPKPMVPILNRPIAEHIINLLKRHQITEVIATLHYLPDVLRDYFQDGSDFGVQMTYAVEEDQPLGTAGCVKNIAELLDETFLVISGDSITDFDLTAAIAFHKQNKSKATLILTRVPNPIEFGVVITDEERRIRRFLEKPSSSEIFSDTVNTGTYILEPEVLEYLPANIECDFSKDLFPLLLAKDEPMYGYIAQGYWCDVGHLDAYREAQYDALDGKVQLDYAYKQVSDDLWVGQNTYIDQTAVIEAPAVIGDNCRIGARVQIEAGTVIGDNVTIGADANLKRPIVWNGAFIGDEAHLSACVISRGARVDRRAHVLEAAVVGSLSTVGEEAQISPGVRVWPSKKIESGAVLNINLIWGNTAQRNLFGQRGVQGLANIDITPEFAVKLGSAYGSTLKPGSKVTVSRDQRNVSRMVTRSLIAGLMSVGIDIQNLDATAIPIARTVIPTMSVAGGIHVRVHPDRPDYILIEFMDAKGINISKALEKKIEGAYFKEDMRRALIHEIGDVSYPSQVMDRYCTAFEKLLHVHTLRNSRAKVVIDYVYAVSGAVLPQMLDKFGADAVVLNASVNKTAMSITDREGLLTQLGHVVEALKANFGVQVSANGEQLILVDESGYPIRGETLTALMVDMILTANPRGTVVVPVHASSAIEQVARRHDGRVIRTKANPTALMEACQKNPNVVLGGSGDTGFIFPQLHPGFDSMFCIAKIIEMLTIQERSLAAARAELPRVIHKSYTIRCPWTAKGALMRYLVETHPAQNLELIDGVKICQPYDDSWLLVLPDASEPLVHLYANSNDREWVDETVRNYRTRVQSFVERQQEYQPAEA; encoded by the coding sequence ATGCGTGCAGTACTGATGGCGGGGGGTTCGGGGACGCGGCTTCGCCCGTTAACTTGCGATCTGCCTAAACCGATGGTGCCGATCCTTAATCGACCAATTGCCGAACATATTATTAATCTCCTCAAACGACATCAAATTACAGAAGTTATTGCGACATTGCATTATTTACCTGATGTCTTGCGAGACTATTTTCAAGATGGCAGTGATTTTGGCGTCCAGATGACTTATGCTGTCGAAGAAGATCAGCCTTTGGGTACAGCAGGCTGTGTGAAAAACATTGCTGAACTTCTTGATGAAACCTTTTTAGTCATTAGCGGCGATAGCATAACAGATTTTGACCTCACGGCTGCGATCGCATTTCACAAACAAAATAAGTCAAAAGCTACTTTGATTTTAACCAGGGTTCCCAACCCGATTGAGTTTGGGGTGGTGATTACCGATGAGGAAAGACGAATTCGGCGATTTTTAGAAAAACCCTCTAGTAGTGAAATTTTTTCTGATACCGTCAACACTGGCACTTACATTCTCGAACCAGAAGTTTTAGAATATCTGCCAGCAAATATTGAATGTGACTTTTCTAAAGACTTATTCCCCTTACTATTAGCAAAAGATGAGCCAATGTATGGTTACATCGCTCAAGGTTACTGGTGCGATGTTGGCCACTTAGATGCTTATCGTGAGGCTCAATATGATGCCTTAGATGGAAAAGTGCAATTAGATTATGCCTACAAACAAGTTTCTGATGATTTATGGGTAGGTCAAAATACTTACATCGACCAAACGGCCGTGATTGAAGCCCCAGCAGTAATTGGTGATAATTGCCGCATTGGGGCAAGAGTCCAAATTGAAGCAGGAACCGTAATTGGCGATAATGTCACTATTGGCGCTGATGCGAATCTCAAACGTCCCATAGTGTGGAATGGGGCATTTATTGGCGATGAAGCACATCTTTCTGCTTGTGTAATTTCTCGTGGCGCTCGTGTAGATCGCCGCGCCCATGTATTAGAAGCTGCTGTTGTGGGTTCGCTTTCTACGGTGGGAGAAGAAGCCCAAATTAGCCCAGGTGTGCGCGTTTGGCCTAGTAAGAAGATTGAGTCAGGGGCAGTTTTAAACATTAACTTAATTTGGGGGAACACTGCCCAACGGAATTTATTCGGTCAACGTGGTGTGCAAGGATTAGCTAATATTGACATCACCCCAGAATTCGCCGTGAAGTTGGGATCTGCTTACGGTTCTACCTTAAAACCTGGTTCTAAGGTAACGGTTTCCCGTGATCAGCGTAATGTCTCTCGGATGGTGACGCGATCGCTGATTGCTGGTTTGATGTCAGTAGGTATTGATATTCAAAACCTCGATGCGACAGCTATCCCCATTGCCCGCACGGTTATACCCACAATGTCGGTAGCTGGTGGTATCCATGTCCGGGTACACCCCGATCGCCCTGACTACATTTTGATTGAATTCATGGATGCCAAGGGCATTAATATCTCCAAAGCTCTGGAAAAGAAAATTGAAGGGGCTTATTTTAAGGAGGATATGCGGCGAGCGCTAATTCATGAAATTGGCGATGTATCTTATCCTAGCCAAGTCATGGATCGCTACTGCACTGCTTTTGAGAAATTGTTGCATGTTCATACACTCCGCAACAGCCGCGCAAAAGTGGTGATTGACTATGTTTATGCCGTATCGGGGGCAGTTTTACCCCAAATGTTGGATAAATTTGGTGCTGATGCAGTAGTACTGAATGCCAGTGTCAATAAAACGGCGATGTCAATCACCGATCGCGAAGGACTGCTGACTCAGTTAGGTCATGTAGTGGAGGCATTGAAAGCTAACTTTGGTGTGCAAGTATCCGCTAATGGAGAACAGCTAATTTTAGTTGATGAATCCGGCTACCCAATTCGTGGGGAAACTTTAACTGCACTGATGGTAGACATGATTCTGACGGCTAACCCCAGAGGAACGGTAGTTGTACCAGTTCATGCTTCCAGTGCTATTGAACAAGTTGCCCGTCGCCACGATGGTAGAGTGATTCGCACTAAAGCCAATCCTACAGCTTTAATGGAAGCTTGTCAAAAAAACCCGAATGTGGTATTGGGAGGTAGTGGAGATACAGGTTTTATTTTCCCGCAACTGCATCCGGGATTTGATTCTATGTTCTGCATTGCCAAGATAATTGAGATGTTGACTATACAGGAGCGATCGCTTGCTGCTGCGCGAGCGGAATTGCCCCGTGTAATTCACAAAAGTTATACAATACGCTGCCCGTGGACTGCCAAAGGTGCTTTGATGCGTTACTTGGTAGAAACTCACCCAGCGCAAAATCTAGAACTCATTGATGGAGTGAAAATTTGTCAACCCTACGATGACAGTTGGCTATTAGTTTTACCAGATGCTAGCGAACCACTGGTGCATTTGTATGCAAATAGCAACGATCGCGAATGGGTAGATGAGACTGTGAGAAACTACCGCACCCGTGTTCAGTCGTTTGTAGAAAGACAACAAGAATATCAACCAGCCGAAGCATAA